The Falco naumanni isolate bFalNau1 chromosome 1, bFalNau1.pat, whole genome shotgun sequence genome window below encodes:
- the TMC6 gene encoding transmembrane channel-like protein 6 isoform X2: MSQPPCFALHVPEDTESDGQEPSPDNEGALHTSFHQLIQEQSSLVEAGLELEMQARGREHPALLAPPDACATACLEPEQGEQHLSYSSASLRILANMPSRTIGRSRGAIISKYYNRTARLRRRSSRPPLQQLCHAARPSLRQYDLETDPARATLEDKQSLLVKELLSLSPSQRGHMLLTVPLSLAEKRTLRQELSGQRGLLRQCTQHRASFSPCGWSKDYVVLALSPQCCRGLWYRLLSLLAAVQPWHYALKQISGRFGSSVLSYFLFLKTLLVFNIISFLILLVFVVALQAAYPPASASPQPFTSLELLTGAGYFTHSLLYYGYYSNATLNNPCTSSPNSSACPLTAPPLPYNMPLAYVFSIGVCFLITCILLVYSMSHSFGESYRVGSSTGDLAVKVFCAWDFKVIQKRSVKLQCENICTQLKELLAEQRSHSHSLSLCQRLRHSAVLLLAWALSLSTVLGCVLAVFYFSEHMHVVQQNQQARGSSKQQKEAILLVLPLVVSLLNMLMPHLYNLLAMWEKQDSPVAQVYVAICRNLILKMVVLGLLCYQWLSRKVVCSMEEESRGGGETLLPAECHDRLKRWSCDNLMKFHTAKCKCWETCVGQDLYRFVVMDFIFTLLDMLFGELVWRLILEKRLKRKQRPEFDIARNVLELIYGQTLTWLGVLFAPLLPAVQTLKLLLLFYIKKTSLMQNCQSPSKPWQASHMSTIFITLLCFPSFLGAAIFLSYTIWSVQPSETCGPFQGLETIYKSGKTWVQVLEKSNPNITWLAWVLQHLVENPFLLFFVSGVLLAVTYFNIQVVRGQQRIMRLLKEQIANEGEDKVFLIRKLHSIYEQRGRHA, from the exons ATGTCCCAGCCGCCCTGCTTTGCCCTTCACGTCCCCGAGGACACCGAGAGCGATGG GCAGGAGCCAAGCCCGGACAACGAGGGAGCCCTGCACACCTCCTTCCACCAACTCAtccaggagcagagcagcttggtggagGCGGGTCTGGAGCTGGAGATGCAGGCAAGGGGCAGAG AGCACCCAGCCCTCCTGGCTCCCCCAGACGCCTGTGCCACAGCCTGCCTGGAGCCTGAGCAGGGCGAGCAGCACCTCAGCTACTCCTCCGCTTCCCTGCGGATCCTCGCCAATATGCCCAGCCGCACCATCG GGCGCAGCCGCGGGGCCATCATTTCCAAGTACTACAACCGCACGGCCCGGCTGCGGCGCCGGAGCAGCCGCCCGccgctgcagcagctctgccatgcGGCACGGCCCAGCCTTCGGCAGTACGACCTGGAGACTGACCCTGCCAGGGCCACACTGGAAG ACAAGCAGAGCCTGCTGGTGAAAGAGCTGCTGAGCCTCTCGCCCAGCCAGCGTGGCCACATGCTGCTGACCGTGCCCCTCAGCCTGGCAGAGAAACGCACCCTCCG gcaggagctgagcgGGCAGAGGGGCCTCCTGCGGCAGTGCACCCAGCACCGggcctccttctctccctgtgGATGGTCCAAGGACTACGTTGTCCTT GCTCTCTCTCCCCAGTGCTGCCGAGGCCTCTGGTAcaggctcctctccctgctcgctgctgtgcagccctggcacTATGCCCTGAAGCAGATCAGTGGACGCTTTGGCTCCAGTGTCCTCTCCTACTTCCTCTTCCTCAAGACACTCCTTGTGTTCAACATCATCTCATTCCTCATCCTCCTGGTCTTCGTGGTAGCCCTGCAGGCTGCATATCCCCCTGCctcagccagcccccagcccttcACCAGCCTCGAGCTTCTCACAGGAGCG GGCTACTTCACTCACTCACTGCTCTACTATGGCTACTACAGCAATGCCACCCTCAACAACCcctgcacctccagccccaATAGCAGTGCATGCCCTCTCACAGCCCCTCCACTCCCATACAACATGCCTCTGGCCTACGTGTTCAGCATTGGGGTCTGCTTCCTCATCACCTGCATCCTGCTAGTGTACAG CATGTCCCACTCCTTTGGGGAGAGCTACCGTGTGGGCAGCTCCACGGGGGACCTGGCTGTCAAAGTCTTCTGTGCCTGGGACTTCAAGGTAATCCAGAAGCGCTCGGTGAAGCTGCAGTGTGAGAACATCTGCACACAGCTGAAG GAGCTGCTCGCAGAGCAGCGGTCCCACTCCCACTCCCTGAGCCTCTGCCAGCGCCTGAGGCACTCCGCTGTGCTTCTCCTGGCCTGGGCCCTCTCGCTGAGCACTGTGCTGGGCTGCGTGCTGGCTGTGTTCTACTTCTCAGAGCACATGCACGTG GTTCAGCAGAATCAACAAGCACgaggcagcagcaagcagcagaaggaagccATCCTGCTGGTCCTGCCCCTTGTGGTGTCTCTCCTCAACATGCTGATGCCCCACCTGTACAACTTGCTGGCGATGTGGGAGAAGCAGGACTCCCCTGTGGCACAGGTCTATGTGGCAATCTGCAG gaacCTCATTCTGAAGATGGTGGTCCTCGGTCTGCTCTGCTACCAGTGGCTCAGCCGGAAAGTTGTCTGCTCGATGGAGGAG GAAAGTCGTGGGGGAGGAGAGACGTTGTTGCCTGCTGAATGCCATGACAGGCTCAAAAGGTGGTCCTGTGACAACCTCATGAAGTTCCACACAGCCAAGTGCAAG TGCTGGGAGACATGTGTGGGGCAGGACCTGTATCGCTTTGTGGTGATGGACTTCATATTCACCCTGCTGGACATGCTCTTCGGGGAGCTGGTCTGGAG GTTGATCTtggagaagaggctgaagaGGAAGCAGAGACCCGAGTTTGACATTGCCCGAAACGTGCTGGAGCTGATCTACGGGCAGACCCTGACCTG GCTGGGTGTTCTCTTTGCACCACTCCTGCCAGCCGTGCAGacactgaagctgctgctgctgttctatATCAAAAAG ACCAGCCTGATGCAGAACTGCCAGTCCCCCAGCAAGCCCTGGCAAGCATCTCACATGAGCACCATCTTCATCACGCTGCTGTGCTTCCCATCCTTCCTGGGTGCAGCCATCTTCCTCTCCTACACCATCTGGTC GGTTCAGCCGTCAGAAACCTGTGGTCCCTTCCAGGGGCTGGAAACAATCTACAAGTCAGGGAAGACCTGGGTGCAAGTGCTGGAGAAGTCCAACCCAAACATTACCTGGCTCGCCTGGGTCCTCCAGCACCTGGTGGAGAACCCCTTCCTCCTGTTCTTTGTGTCTGGGGTCCTGCT AGCTGTGACCTACTTCAACATCCAGGTGGTGAGAGGCCAGCAGAGGATCATGCGCCTGCTGAAGGAGCAGATTGCCAAC GAAGGAGAAGATAAAGTATTTCTCATTCGGAAGCTTCACTCCATTTATGAGCAGAGAGGGAGACACGCCTGA
- the TMC6 gene encoding transmembrane channel-like protein 6 isoform X4 encodes MPSRTIGRSRGAIISKYYNRTARLRRRSSRPPLQQLCHAARPSLRQYDLETDPARATLEDKQSLLVKELLSLSPSQRGHMLLTVPLSLAEKRTLRQELSGQRGLLRQCTQHRASFSPCGWSKDYVVLALSPQCCRGLWYRLLSLLAAVQPWHYALKQISGRFGSSVLSYFLFLKTLLVFNIISFLILLVFVVALQAAYPPASASPQPFTSLELLTGAGYFTHSLLYYGYYSNATLNNPCTSSPNSSACPLTAPPLPYNMPLAYVFSIGVCFLITCILLVYSMSHSFGESYRVGSSTGDLAVKVFCAWDFKVIQKRSVKLQCENICTQLKELLAEQRSHSHSLSLCQRLRHSAVLLLAWALSLSTVLGCVLAVFYFSEHMHVVQQNQQARGSSKQQKEAILLVLPLVVSLLNMLMPHLYNLLAMWEKQDSPVAQVYVAICRNLILKMVVLGLLCYQWLSRKVVCSMEEESRGGGETLLPAECHDRLKRWSCDNLMKFHTAKCKCWETCVGQDLYRFVVMDFIFTLLDMLFGELVWRLILEKRLKRKQRPEFDIARNVLELIYGQTLTWSGFGSMVRGTGGSAAEHPSTSPVFPTQLVPSKALGKEQTQVLGVLFAPLLPAVQTLKLLLLFYIKKTSLMQNCQSPSKPWQASHMSTIFITLLCFPSFLGAAIFLSYTIWSVQPSETCGPFQGLETIYKSGKTWVQVLEKSNPNITWLAWVLQHLVENPFLLFFVSGVLLAVTYFNIQVVRGQQRIMRLLKEQIANEGEDKVFLIRKLHSIYEQRGRHA; translated from the exons ATGCCCAGCCGCACCATCG GGCGCAGCCGCGGGGCCATCATTTCCAAGTACTACAACCGCACGGCCCGGCTGCGGCGCCGGAGCAGCCGCCCGccgctgcagcagctctgccatgcGGCACGGCCCAGCCTTCGGCAGTACGACCTGGAGACTGACCCTGCCAGGGCCACACTGGAAG ACAAGCAGAGCCTGCTGGTGAAAGAGCTGCTGAGCCTCTCGCCCAGCCAGCGTGGCCACATGCTGCTGACCGTGCCCCTCAGCCTGGCAGAGAAACGCACCCTCCG gcaggagctgagcgGGCAGAGGGGCCTCCTGCGGCAGTGCACCCAGCACCGggcctccttctctccctgtgGATGGTCCAAGGACTACGTTGTCCTT GCTCTCTCTCCCCAGTGCTGCCGAGGCCTCTGGTAcaggctcctctccctgctcgctgctgtgcagccctggcacTATGCCCTGAAGCAGATCAGTGGACGCTTTGGCTCCAGTGTCCTCTCCTACTTCCTCTTCCTCAAGACACTCCTTGTGTTCAACATCATCTCATTCCTCATCCTCCTGGTCTTCGTGGTAGCCCTGCAGGCTGCATATCCCCCTGCctcagccagcccccagcccttcACCAGCCTCGAGCTTCTCACAGGAGCG GGCTACTTCACTCACTCACTGCTCTACTATGGCTACTACAGCAATGCCACCCTCAACAACCcctgcacctccagccccaATAGCAGTGCATGCCCTCTCACAGCCCCTCCACTCCCATACAACATGCCTCTGGCCTACGTGTTCAGCATTGGGGTCTGCTTCCTCATCACCTGCATCCTGCTAGTGTACAG CATGTCCCACTCCTTTGGGGAGAGCTACCGTGTGGGCAGCTCCACGGGGGACCTGGCTGTCAAAGTCTTCTGTGCCTGGGACTTCAAGGTAATCCAGAAGCGCTCGGTGAAGCTGCAGTGTGAGAACATCTGCACACAGCTGAAG GAGCTGCTCGCAGAGCAGCGGTCCCACTCCCACTCCCTGAGCCTCTGCCAGCGCCTGAGGCACTCCGCTGTGCTTCTCCTGGCCTGGGCCCTCTCGCTGAGCACTGTGCTGGGCTGCGTGCTGGCTGTGTTCTACTTCTCAGAGCACATGCACGTG GTTCAGCAGAATCAACAAGCACgaggcagcagcaagcagcagaaggaagccATCCTGCTGGTCCTGCCCCTTGTGGTGTCTCTCCTCAACATGCTGATGCCCCACCTGTACAACTTGCTGGCGATGTGGGAGAAGCAGGACTCCCCTGTGGCACAGGTCTATGTGGCAATCTGCAG gaacCTCATTCTGAAGATGGTGGTCCTCGGTCTGCTCTGCTACCAGTGGCTCAGCCGGAAAGTTGTCTGCTCGATGGAGGAG GAAAGTCGTGGGGGAGGAGAGACGTTGTTGCCTGCTGAATGCCATGACAGGCTCAAAAGGTGGTCCTGTGACAACCTCATGAAGTTCCACACAGCCAAGTGCAAG TGCTGGGAGACATGTGTGGGGCAGGACCTGTATCGCTTTGTGGTGATGGACTTCATATTCACCCTGCTGGACATGCTCTTCGGGGAGCTGGTCTGGAG GTTGATCTtggagaagaggctgaagaGGAAGCAGAGACCCGAGTTTGACATTGCCCGAAACGTGCTGGAGCTGATCTACGGGCAGACCCTGACCTG GTCTGGCTTTGGCAGCATGGTGAGAGGCACGGGGGGAtcagcagcagagcatcccAGCACCAGTCCAGTGTTCCCCACCCAGCTAGTCCCCTCCAAAgctctggggaaggagcagaCTCAGGT GCTGGGTGTTCTCTTTGCACCACTCCTGCCAGCCGTGCAGacactgaagctgctgctgctgttctatATCAAAAAG ACCAGCCTGATGCAGAACTGCCAGTCCCCCAGCAAGCCCTGGCAAGCATCTCACATGAGCACCATCTTCATCACGCTGCTGTGCTTCCCATCCTTCCTGGGTGCAGCCATCTTCCTCTCCTACACCATCTGGTC GGTTCAGCCGTCAGAAACCTGTGGTCCCTTCCAGGGGCTGGAAACAATCTACAAGTCAGGGAAGACCTGGGTGCAAGTGCTGGAGAAGTCCAACCCAAACATTACCTGGCTCGCCTGGGTCCTCCAGCACCTGGTGGAGAACCCCTTCCTCCTGTTCTTTGTGTCTGGGGTCCTGCT AGCTGTGACCTACTTCAACATCCAGGTGGTGAGAGGCCAGCAGAGGATCATGCGCCTGCTGAAGGAGCAGATTGCCAAC GAAGGAGAAGATAAAGTATTTCTCATTCGGAAGCTTCACTCCATTTATGAGCAGAGAGGGAGACACGCCTGA
- the TMC6 gene encoding transmembrane channel-like protein 6 isoform X3 — protein sequence MSQPPCFALHVPEDTESDGQEPSPDNEGALHTSFHQLIQEQSSLVEAGLELEMQARGREHPALLAPPDACATACLEPEQGEQHLSYSSASLRILANMPSRTIGRSRGAIISKYYNRTARLRRRSSRPPLQQLCHAARPSLRQYDLETDPARATLEDKQSLLVKELLSLSPSQRGHMLLTVPLSLAEKRTLRQELSGQRGLLRQCTQHRASFSPCGWSKDYVVLALSPQCCRGLWYRLLSLLAAVQPWHYALKQISGRFGSSVLSYFLFLKTLLVFNIISFLILLVFVVALQAAYPPASASPQPFTSLELLTGAGYFTHSLLYYGYYSNATLNNPCTSSPNSSACPLTAPPLPYNMPLAYVFSIGVCFLITCILLVYSMSHSFGESYRVGSSTGDLAVKVFCAWDFKVIQKRSVKLQCENICTQLKELLAEQRSHSHSLSLCQRLRHSAVLLLAWALSLSTVLGCVLAVFYFSEHMHVVQQNQQARGSSKQQKEAILLVLPLVVSLLNMLMPHLYNLLAMWEKQDSPVAQVYVAICRNLILKMVVLGLLCYQWLSRKVVCSMEECWETCVGQDLYRFVVMDFIFTLLDMLFGELVWRLILEKRLKRKQRPEFDIARNVLELIYGQTLTWLGVLFAPLLPAVQTLKLLLLFYIKKTSLMQNCQSPSKPWQASHMSTIFITLLCFPSFLGAAIFLSYTIWSVQPSETCGPFQGLETIYKSGKTWVQVLEKSNPNITWLAWVLQHLVENPFLLFFVSGVLLAVTYFNIQVVRGQQRIMRLLKEQIANEGEDKVFLIRKLHSIYEQRGRHA from the exons ATGTCCCAGCCGCCCTGCTTTGCCCTTCACGTCCCCGAGGACACCGAGAGCGATGG GCAGGAGCCAAGCCCGGACAACGAGGGAGCCCTGCACACCTCCTTCCACCAACTCAtccaggagcagagcagcttggtggagGCGGGTCTGGAGCTGGAGATGCAGGCAAGGGGCAGAG AGCACCCAGCCCTCCTGGCTCCCCCAGACGCCTGTGCCACAGCCTGCCTGGAGCCTGAGCAGGGCGAGCAGCACCTCAGCTACTCCTCCGCTTCCCTGCGGATCCTCGCCAATATGCCCAGCCGCACCATCG GGCGCAGCCGCGGGGCCATCATTTCCAAGTACTACAACCGCACGGCCCGGCTGCGGCGCCGGAGCAGCCGCCCGccgctgcagcagctctgccatgcGGCACGGCCCAGCCTTCGGCAGTACGACCTGGAGACTGACCCTGCCAGGGCCACACTGGAAG ACAAGCAGAGCCTGCTGGTGAAAGAGCTGCTGAGCCTCTCGCCCAGCCAGCGTGGCCACATGCTGCTGACCGTGCCCCTCAGCCTGGCAGAGAAACGCACCCTCCG gcaggagctgagcgGGCAGAGGGGCCTCCTGCGGCAGTGCACCCAGCACCGggcctccttctctccctgtgGATGGTCCAAGGACTACGTTGTCCTT GCTCTCTCTCCCCAGTGCTGCCGAGGCCTCTGGTAcaggctcctctccctgctcgctgctgtgcagccctggcacTATGCCCTGAAGCAGATCAGTGGACGCTTTGGCTCCAGTGTCCTCTCCTACTTCCTCTTCCTCAAGACACTCCTTGTGTTCAACATCATCTCATTCCTCATCCTCCTGGTCTTCGTGGTAGCCCTGCAGGCTGCATATCCCCCTGCctcagccagcccccagcccttcACCAGCCTCGAGCTTCTCACAGGAGCG GGCTACTTCACTCACTCACTGCTCTACTATGGCTACTACAGCAATGCCACCCTCAACAACCcctgcacctccagccccaATAGCAGTGCATGCCCTCTCACAGCCCCTCCACTCCCATACAACATGCCTCTGGCCTACGTGTTCAGCATTGGGGTCTGCTTCCTCATCACCTGCATCCTGCTAGTGTACAG CATGTCCCACTCCTTTGGGGAGAGCTACCGTGTGGGCAGCTCCACGGGGGACCTGGCTGTCAAAGTCTTCTGTGCCTGGGACTTCAAGGTAATCCAGAAGCGCTCGGTGAAGCTGCAGTGTGAGAACATCTGCACACAGCTGAAG GAGCTGCTCGCAGAGCAGCGGTCCCACTCCCACTCCCTGAGCCTCTGCCAGCGCCTGAGGCACTCCGCTGTGCTTCTCCTGGCCTGGGCCCTCTCGCTGAGCACTGTGCTGGGCTGCGTGCTGGCTGTGTTCTACTTCTCAGAGCACATGCACGTG GTTCAGCAGAATCAACAAGCACgaggcagcagcaagcagcagaaggaagccATCCTGCTGGTCCTGCCCCTTGTGGTGTCTCTCCTCAACATGCTGATGCCCCACCTGTACAACTTGCTGGCGATGTGGGAGAAGCAGGACTCCCCTGTGGCACAGGTCTATGTGGCAATCTGCAG gaacCTCATTCTGAAGATGGTGGTCCTCGGTCTGCTCTGCTACCAGTGGCTCAGCCGGAAAGTTGTCTGCTCGATGGAGGAG TGCTGGGAGACATGTGTGGGGCAGGACCTGTATCGCTTTGTGGTGATGGACTTCATATTCACCCTGCTGGACATGCTCTTCGGGGAGCTGGTCTGGAG GTTGATCTtggagaagaggctgaagaGGAAGCAGAGACCCGAGTTTGACATTGCCCGAAACGTGCTGGAGCTGATCTACGGGCAGACCCTGACCTG GCTGGGTGTTCTCTTTGCACCACTCCTGCCAGCCGTGCAGacactgaagctgctgctgctgttctatATCAAAAAG ACCAGCCTGATGCAGAACTGCCAGTCCCCCAGCAAGCCCTGGCAAGCATCTCACATGAGCACCATCTTCATCACGCTGCTGTGCTTCCCATCCTTCCTGGGTGCAGCCATCTTCCTCTCCTACACCATCTGGTC GGTTCAGCCGTCAGAAACCTGTGGTCCCTTCCAGGGGCTGGAAACAATCTACAAGTCAGGGAAGACCTGGGTGCAAGTGCTGGAGAAGTCCAACCCAAACATTACCTGGCTCGCCTGGGTCCTCCAGCACCTGGTGGAGAACCCCTTCCTCCTGTTCTTTGTGTCTGGGGTCCTGCT AGCTGTGACCTACTTCAACATCCAGGTGGTGAGAGGCCAGCAGAGGATCATGCGCCTGCTGAAGGAGCAGATTGCCAAC GAAGGAGAAGATAAAGTATTTCTCATTCGGAAGCTTCACTCCATTTATGAGCAGAGAGGGAGACACGCCTGA
- the ARL16 gene encoding ADP-ribosylation factor-like protein 16 has translation MAAAGKPVPTCLLLGAAGGGKSLLARRLRQLSVEEAAAELGEPPATQPTVGTNLTDLRLPRRVTVRELGGCMGPIWPSYYGECSALLFVVDAANPTQVSSSCIQLLSILSAAQLASVPVLVLFNKIDLPCYMSRVEMKSLFRMQDIISWATQPITILETSARDGTGLADVLQWLRATLGDPR, from the exons atggcggcggcggggaagCCCGTGCCCAcgtgcctgctgctgggggcgGCGGGTGGCGGCAAGAGCCTCCTGGCCAGGCGGCTCCGCC AGCTGAGCGTCGAGGAGGCGGCTGCGGAGCTGGGCGAGCCCCCGGCCACACAGCCCACG GTGGGCACCAACCTGACCGACCTGCGGCTGCCGCGGAGGGTGACGGTGCGGGAGCTGGGCGGCTGCATGGGCCCCATCTGGCCCAGCTACTACGGCGAGTGCAGCGCTCTCCTG ttCGTGGTTGATGCCGCTAACCCCACCCAGGTGTCATCGTCCTGCATCCAGCTGCTGTCCAtcctctctgcagcacagctcgCCTCTGTGCCGGTGCTGGTCCTCTTCAATAAGAT TGACCTGCCCTGCTACATGTCACGGGTGGAGATGAAGTCGCTGTTCCGCATGCAGGACATCATCTCCTGGGCCACACAGCCCATCACGATATTGGAGACCAGCGCCCGTGATGGCACTGGTTTGGCTGACGTCCTGCAGTGGCTTCGGGCCACGCTTGGAGATCCCCGCTGA
- the TMC6 gene encoding transmembrane channel-like protein 6 isoform X1: MSQPPCFALHVPEDTESDGQEPSPDNEGALHTSFHQLIQEQSSLVEAGLELEMQARGREHPALLAPPDACATACLEPEQGEQHLSYSSASLRILANMPSRTIGRSRGAIISKYYNRTARLRRRSSRPPLQQLCHAARPSLRQYDLETDPARATLEDKQSLLVKELLSLSPSQRGHMLLTVPLSLAEKRTLRQELSGQRGLLRQCTQHRASFSPCGWSKDYVVLALSPQCCRGLWYRLLSLLAAVQPWHYALKQISGRFGSSVLSYFLFLKTLLVFNIISFLILLVFVVALQAAYPPASASPQPFTSLELLTGAGYFTHSLLYYGYYSNATLNNPCTSSPNSSACPLTAPPLPYNMPLAYVFSIGVCFLITCILLVYSMSHSFGESYRVGSSTGDLAVKVFCAWDFKVIQKRSVKLQCENICTQLKELLAEQRSHSHSLSLCQRLRHSAVLLLAWALSLSTVLGCVLAVFYFSEHMHVVQQNQQARGSSKQQKEAILLVLPLVVSLLNMLMPHLYNLLAMWEKQDSPVAQVYVAICRNLILKMVVLGLLCYQWLSRKVVCSMEECWETCVGQDLYRFVVMDFIFTLLDMLFGELVWRLILEKRLKRKQRPEFDIARNVLELIYGQTLTWSGFGSMVRGTGGSAAEHPSTSPVFPTQLVPSKALGKEQTQVLGVLFAPLLPAVQTLKLLLLFYIKKTSLMQNCQSPSKPWQASHMSTIFITLLCFPSFLGAAIFLSYTIWSVQPSETCGPFQGLETIYKSGKTWVQVLEKSNPNITWLAWVLQHLVENPFLLFFVSGVLLAVTYFNIQVVRGQQRIMRLLKEQIANEGEDKVFLIRKLHSIYEQRGRHA; this comes from the exons ATGTCCCAGCCGCCCTGCTTTGCCCTTCACGTCCCCGAGGACACCGAGAGCGATGG GCAGGAGCCAAGCCCGGACAACGAGGGAGCCCTGCACACCTCCTTCCACCAACTCAtccaggagcagagcagcttggtggagGCGGGTCTGGAGCTGGAGATGCAGGCAAGGGGCAGAG AGCACCCAGCCCTCCTGGCTCCCCCAGACGCCTGTGCCACAGCCTGCCTGGAGCCTGAGCAGGGCGAGCAGCACCTCAGCTACTCCTCCGCTTCCCTGCGGATCCTCGCCAATATGCCCAGCCGCACCATCG GGCGCAGCCGCGGGGCCATCATTTCCAAGTACTACAACCGCACGGCCCGGCTGCGGCGCCGGAGCAGCCGCCCGccgctgcagcagctctgccatgcGGCACGGCCCAGCCTTCGGCAGTACGACCTGGAGACTGACCCTGCCAGGGCCACACTGGAAG ACAAGCAGAGCCTGCTGGTGAAAGAGCTGCTGAGCCTCTCGCCCAGCCAGCGTGGCCACATGCTGCTGACCGTGCCCCTCAGCCTGGCAGAGAAACGCACCCTCCG gcaggagctgagcgGGCAGAGGGGCCTCCTGCGGCAGTGCACCCAGCACCGggcctccttctctccctgtgGATGGTCCAAGGACTACGTTGTCCTT GCTCTCTCTCCCCAGTGCTGCCGAGGCCTCTGGTAcaggctcctctccctgctcgctgctgtgcagccctggcacTATGCCCTGAAGCAGATCAGTGGACGCTTTGGCTCCAGTGTCCTCTCCTACTTCCTCTTCCTCAAGACACTCCTTGTGTTCAACATCATCTCATTCCTCATCCTCCTGGTCTTCGTGGTAGCCCTGCAGGCTGCATATCCCCCTGCctcagccagcccccagcccttcACCAGCCTCGAGCTTCTCACAGGAGCG GGCTACTTCACTCACTCACTGCTCTACTATGGCTACTACAGCAATGCCACCCTCAACAACCcctgcacctccagccccaATAGCAGTGCATGCCCTCTCACAGCCCCTCCACTCCCATACAACATGCCTCTGGCCTACGTGTTCAGCATTGGGGTCTGCTTCCTCATCACCTGCATCCTGCTAGTGTACAG CATGTCCCACTCCTTTGGGGAGAGCTACCGTGTGGGCAGCTCCACGGGGGACCTGGCTGTCAAAGTCTTCTGTGCCTGGGACTTCAAGGTAATCCAGAAGCGCTCGGTGAAGCTGCAGTGTGAGAACATCTGCACACAGCTGAAG GAGCTGCTCGCAGAGCAGCGGTCCCACTCCCACTCCCTGAGCCTCTGCCAGCGCCTGAGGCACTCCGCTGTGCTTCTCCTGGCCTGGGCCCTCTCGCTGAGCACTGTGCTGGGCTGCGTGCTGGCTGTGTTCTACTTCTCAGAGCACATGCACGTG GTTCAGCAGAATCAACAAGCACgaggcagcagcaagcagcagaaggaagccATCCTGCTGGTCCTGCCCCTTGTGGTGTCTCTCCTCAACATGCTGATGCCCCACCTGTACAACTTGCTGGCGATGTGGGAGAAGCAGGACTCCCCTGTGGCACAGGTCTATGTGGCAATCTGCAG gaacCTCATTCTGAAGATGGTGGTCCTCGGTCTGCTCTGCTACCAGTGGCTCAGCCGGAAAGTTGTCTGCTCGATGGAGGAG TGCTGGGAGACATGTGTGGGGCAGGACCTGTATCGCTTTGTGGTGATGGACTTCATATTCACCCTGCTGGACATGCTCTTCGGGGAGCTGGTCTGGAG GTTGATCTtggagaagaggctgaagaGGAAGCAGAGACCCGAGTTTGACATTGCCCGAAACGTGCTGGAGCTGATCTACGGGCAGACCCTGACCTG GTCTGGCTTTGGCAGCATGGTGAGAGGCACGGGGGGAtcagcagcagagcatcccAGCACCAGTCCAGTGTTCCCCACCCAGCTAGTCCCCTCCAAAgctctggggaaggagcagaCTCAGGT GCTGGGTGTTCTCTTTGCACCACTCCTGCCAGCCGTGCAGacactgaagctgctgctgctgttctatATCAAAAAG ACCAGCCTGATGCAGAACTGCCAGTCCCCCAGCAAGCCCTGGCAAGCATCTCACATGAGCACCATCTTCATCACGCTGCTGTGCTTCCCATCCTTCCTGGGTGCAGCCATCTTCCTCTCCTACACCATCTGGTC GGTTCAGCCGTCAGAAACCTGTGGTCCCTTCCAGGGGCTGGAAACAATCTACAAGTCAGGGAAGACCTGGGTGCAAGTGCTGGAGAAGTCCAACCCAAACATTACCTGGCTCGCCTGGGTCCTCCAGCACCTGGTGGAGAACCCCTTCCTCCTGTTCTTTGTGTCTGGGGTCCTGCT AGCTGTGACCTACTTCAACATCCAGGTGGTGAGAGGCCAGCAGAGGATCATGCGCCTGCTGAAGGAGCAGATTGCCAAC GAAGGAGAAGATAAAGTATTTCTCATTCGGAAGCTTCACTCCATTTATGAGCAGAGAGGGAGACACGCCTGA